The Vanessa tameamea isolate UH-Manoa-2023 chromosome 25, ilVanTame1 primary haplotype, whole genome shotgun sequence genome segment TACGAAGctctaaaaaatacaaaagaaacggggatttttttttcacgtaTATTTAAAGCGAGCCCCTTACCGTATTTGCTGTAGTCGGCGCCCAGCAGGCGCAGCAGGTGCACGGTGTCGGAGGACGCCGTGTAGGCGCGCAGCGAGCGCACGCCGCGCCAGCCCACCAGCACCAGCCGCGGCGAGCCCGGGTGCTGCAGCACGCAGCTGCCGCTCGCTGCGCGCATATTAAAGGCGTCAACACTACTGGGACTACAAATGCAACTGGAAACAGTTCTTGTTCTTataatgacaaataataatcaaatattttaccgaaATCTTTCACTAAATTCTGCGTGTGTTCTGAGAACAGCGATAGATCCGGCGGATTGCTCGGGTTGTCGTTCTGAAGGACCAATACTAGGTCCTCCTTTAAAATGTTCACACGGCGTTTCGTACCGAGGTATGGGGATATACTATGAAGACCTTCTTGGGATAGCctgaaaaaaatgataaattagtttaattatataaatagataaactcCATATCTAATTACTATAtagttatctatacatatatatatatatatatatatatatatatatatatatatatataggttaacCTACCGATTATTTGTTACGGTTATGTTGTTTTCATTATATAGTGTTAACACTTGTGGGTTTTCTgggtttttatgaaaataaaacagtccaataattggtacacttcaatttataatactcgGACAGCGTAACGTTGTGCCAGGACTTATTAAAACAACCGAATGTCTTCCTTTGGCGCGTACTAccctttttatatcaaataatcggAAGTCAGTTTACGAACTAGTAAGGTTTAATTATTGTTCACAgcgtaatttattactatgGTAATTaacgaaatgattaatattaataaattatagaaataaggtattggtaaataaatcactaaaatataattgagaatagttattatatgccACAATAGCTGGGCGCCTATGTGCTACTTGTTAACAATAGGTTGTGTTAAAAatgatgtataaattatattctttagaaataaatagataatagacATACATTCGTTTGTATAAATTAGAAGCTTTACTTTAccaattatttttcttgttatttattattatttgcttcaTTGCagtttaattgataatttttagCAAATTTAATTCGTTAGACTGAGGTCAAACCTTTAAGGATTTTTCAATGTTTAACAactattataagtttaaaaactatgtaaagcaaataaataaataaaagacatatATAGATCCCAATGAAATACAGTTCAATCTTAATCGATTTCGCAGAATCACATCACCAGAAATAACCATATTTCGTAAGAGTGaattaaaatcacattaattatttaatttaaatgaattattttttaaaatgtagtaaTTTTGTACCAATACACTCCACTTCAATCCACTCGatcatattcaataaaaatatatatatatgaatataattattggcACTTACCTAAACGGGCACGTCATATTCTTATTGTCGCATCTCACGAACGTCTTAACACCGGTATTGATAATCTTTATGTTGGACTCATTCTTCTGTACCACATCTTTCACTATCGGagacactaaataaatattctttttcttgCCAACATGACATCTTGTTAACAAACACGTGGAATCGAATGAATCGTCGAGATCATAGAATTCTTTTATGGAAGGGAATACGTCTTCTGTGTCCCCAGAGAAGAACACGAATGGATCTTCTCTATAACCTCCCATTCTTCTCCTCTTTTTCGGTGGCTCCTTCTTCTCATTCTCTGTTTCATTCTGAGGTTTTGGTTTTGATTCTTTCTCCCAGGGCAATGGAGCTGTCTTTTCGAATACGGCTACGAAAAATCCACCCGTATCTTGATGGTGGGGTAGAATCCttatactgtaaaataaaacattatttatggacaattttcacaaatataaaaaagatactcAGAGAAACGAGTCTAGTTTATTTCCGTTGTCTTTCAAAGTTTTTatgaagatttttataattaaagtcttATAAATGGTCTTTGAACAGAATCTTCACGAATCACTAGGCCAACGAAACCGTTAGTATAGTATAAAGTATTGAGAGATGACAGGCAGTGTATAGTACACCGGCAGAATGTAGCAAGATTATGCTCTATTTaaagtttttgataaatatatttttaaaattatgtctaTTGACTTCTTGAAACTTGTTTAGTAACTATTTACTCTGTATACTGATTATTATTGCAGTCTCCCGGcatagtatattatacatactatcTAACCagagacaatgagatttagccATAGACAATTTCACttcttttatcaatttttaCTACTATCTCACTTCCAAGATTCCGACAAGAATTTCGTCATTCATTCACGAAGACAATAAATaccaaagattattttaaatatcgaccAAATTCAAGGTCAAGCTTGTTTAATTATCTTTGCACCTCCTGCTATTTAATCGGCAATAGAACATCTAAGTGTCAAAAAATCAACGCTCTCTAATCAATTGAAGTTTCCGAGacaagttatatattttgaaggCATCTTACCATTTATCTAAATGATACTTCTCAGCGTCTTCAGGTTTGGGAGGGAACATCTGTGGTCGGACCACTGTCCTCCAATTCTCTGGCACGTCTTCAAACTTATCGTAGAACACCATGTCCTTAGACGCTGGCCGCCAGTGGGTCATACCTGTAATGATGCAAGGTTTACctgtagttttaatttaacttctaaTTTCTTCTAACTTCTAAATTCTAATTGGCAtaaaaaaagctcggtgtgctcagcaaggcaagacagtatttcacgtcggcccatcgcctaagactataacaaggcgcaaattcggcctcacatggagtactgctctcacctctgggcgggtgctcctcagtaccagctcctttcatttgaccgtatccaacatagagcagctcgaattattgACGATCAAGCCccttctgatctgctcgatcctttggctctgcgtagagatgttggagcactctgcatcttctaccgaatcttccacgtggaatgttccgaggaattgtttggattaatcccggcagctgaattttaCCTTCGGATATcttgtcaaaattctaaatttcacccgcaccacctagatatcCGAAAATGCACAACACCAACGCGAAACGCGATTTTTAAgccattttctgcctcgcacaaccactccgtggaaccagctttcgccggcagtttttccgaaccgatacgacttgggaaccttcaaaaaaagagcgtactctttcctaaaagaccggcaacgcacctgcaacccccctggtgttgcaaatgtccatgggcggtggtaatcactctccatcaggtgagcctcctgctcgtttgtcccctataacataaaaaaaagatcggCGGCGTTGATCAGATGGCCGTcacacctatatcataaaatataaatatatatatagatacaggtattaattaaaatggtttTACCTTTCTGGTACTTAAGTCCCGGCAGCATATTAGCGACGTCCACCAAGTGCACGGAATCCCCGAACTCTTGCAGCAAGCGGTGCACGACAGCTTCGTTCTCGATGGGGTTGAACGAACAAGTCGAGTACACCAGTCTCCCGCCGACCGCGAGCAATTCGCAACCACGACGGAGTATCCGATATTGTACGCTGTTTAGGaaacatttaagtatataaagcaGCTTctcaacaaataattataacttattacgTCATCAACGGCCGCTTTCGacgtaattttcttttataaaaagttttcagTACTATTGAGTAGTCTTTTTCGTCCACAATGTTCAGAGACATGATTCAACTAGAGAAGAAGCTAGCATTCCTGTAGTATTATCAACGGATAAATACCAAAAACAGACAAAACTCAAAAGATTAAGAGAACAATCTCTCTTACTTTTGAATAAGGACACTGAAGTATTATTTAAGGGCATTATGTAGGCTCTTCTGGGTACATATCACCGACCTACTTACGAATTATTCCACCGCAAAATAGTAATACATACATCTCGTATAAAAGGATAAACCtgtgttatgtcctttgtgttaGCACAACATAACATCCTAGATCACGTGATTGGAGGAGCATGGACGCTGTAAGGAATACTTTTTCCTTTTTACAATGCCACTGGCATTATGGGCGAAGATTCATGAGATGGTCCATTTACTCGTCTGCCtcaaaaaaaagattaaaaggaATGATTGTAACAAATTGTCTCACCCGTGCAAATTGTTTCCATTACCGGTGGACCATTTGAGCCATATATCCGGGTTCTTCCTCAGTGTACCGTCACCAGAACACGGCACGTCGCAGAGTATACGGTCAAACTTCAACGGCTTGGTTGATTCTgggttctaaataaaataaaacatattgttcCGGTGCGATATGGATGATATAGCCGTTGACCAAACTGGTTTCCTACGTGGGAGATGGTTATTAGACTTGCGTAAACGCAGCTGAAATAAGGTACGTACAATATTTCGTATTTCATAGTACCGTAACTtggaatttattatgaattttaatcatattttcttacaatactagtattttttgtaaatagttaaCAACCTGTCAAAAGCattagtaaaaaaatcattaatgtaAAATTCAGCAATTGTTTAACATAATCTCCATTAGTTTTCAAGTGTAATTGAAGTTCAATTTTAGTgcaattcttttatatttttactagttgTTAGCCACGGTTTCGCTTTATTTTGTTGTCCTTATATCCTTTGTAGTCCTAACCTTGCTTgatacctaattttattaaatttggttcagtgcTTTGGCAGTGTAAGatcaacagacatacagacacaCAGTTACTtccgcgtttataatattaagtaccgATGTTTGAGTGAAGTTTCTGAAGGAAAATTGTTTGCCTGTCAACAGTACTAATTTGCAGGTCTAGACAAGGTACCTGTTCATCGGTTATAACCAGTGACGGCATAACAGCTGAATCGTGGTTAGTGATCACTATACAGGATGAGTTCAATCGCTTCGCTTGATGCACCAACATGTAACAACGACTATTGTCAACATCGTTCGCCATTACGAaacctgaaataaataaaatattttaaattaattaaaactattttaatacttttcatcttgaaacttttaaaaaaagaatgtaagttttgtttcttttgatttgagttactactactactatttttaatatatttattttatttgtattgatacGATTTTTATACATGTCAtcgtaagattaaaaaaatcgttaaactgtcgaaatattgtgaactgtgtatttatatttaactaataatttaactgaaatttacgTCGATTGATTGTAAACTACCGAATAATAACGGTGACATATGATTGGTCGCTCTTACAATAAGACCGGCCAATCAGGGGACAGATTTTAATCTAACAGTTTGACTTCGACAGATTACAATATAgggaaaaataatgcgttaaattgcaatcatatttcacggttcacgatatttcgacagtttacaatctgacgagatagactgtaatctaacgatgtttgtaatcttacggtgacatatataatGTGGAGATATTTCATCTAATATTTTATCCAGAACGATCTCATTAACCACAAGTGGTCCAATAAGAATGACTAACATCAAAAATGTAGAAATGTTAGtacattattaaaagaataaggAAAATGTCTTCTGcctcttttaattaaataaaaatatttcgtatcatTGAAAAGGTCTTGACCTGAATCTGTGCCTTCTTTATGATTTCAAACGGTACCCAGCGATAGTTAATTTTTTGTGATAAGTTAACTTTTGATTCTCAGGAGTCACATAGTGAAGGCTGGTTTGCTAGtagagtattaaaaaaacaagataCTTATACGATCATCAggtcaattttttattaattctgtagCGCAGTCAAagattttctctttttttttacttttataaattattctttgaatctacaaaaaaaacgtggtaaaatttaaaaattaaactaaaatatacctAACATAGAACATCTTTGCCACATtcgtttttgaaaaaataatttatttatttatattttatttatactattatatttatttatttattttattttattatatgtattatatacaaaccaGTGGGAGTCTTGTCTTCTTCAGCATGTAAAAATTCAATAAGTTGAGCTGTCTTTGAGCCCGGGGCGGCGCACATGTCTAAAACCTAATAAACAAAGaccaataaatcatattttagtcTTCCTAAGCCCTGACTTAAGGCCAGCAAGAGTTATGAGTTCATAGAAAGTATAGAAAAACTAAGAGGAAAAACCCACCaatagttttttaatgttaagatatttattttggatatgttaaataaaaaaaaaaacaatcaacaaagttattattaaaaacaaataattattattctcgaAACCACCTTTAATATGCAGCACCTCACACTCATCAGTCACTCCAAACCTCATTCAACTTTGGAGCAGGAGTGAGCAATTGTAAATACCGACACAAGGGACAGTGCAATAAGTTTCCAAGGCATGTAGACAATGTAAggactggttaatatttattttgatgctAACGTCTAAGAGTACTTAGACTCCAATTTACAAAACTACTTTTTCGTTGTATATAAGTACCGCATATCTTTACTGTTGTattgtagatattatataatataaaatcacacTTATAGtcacattttaattaagaactGTTTTCAGTGCATGTTATAAACAAGCTTTTAGTTAACTGCATGGAATATGTAACCGTAAGTACATGTTTTTATCATTGATGTTGTGGATATGTAATTTCGGATCTGAATATGAATAcagatgaataataatattatatcagttTCAGATATGctattaatttgacatttgcatgaagaaaaaacaaataacccaaaaaaaaattagtaactctgtttaagtatataaaacaaaattgtaatattttattcaacagaCTTTCATTTCAGATATACGATTGTTTCGTTTATGCTGAGCTATGGAGCTCAATCCAAAGctaatgatgataaaaaatatatcgattattattttaatttaataaatcataccTTATGATGTGGTTCAACTTGCAATACGACTGGGGGTATCATAGACACTGCCTCCTGTCGTGACACTCCACCCGCTGCTGTTTCTGCTACCAGAAAGTTATGTAGACGGTACAGTGGTTCACTGCGACGAATATCCATTCGTGAAAGACGTAATTGCCAAGCAAGGCCACCTGGatacctaaaattaaataaagtggTATGTACGTAGtagagcctgtaaatttcccactactggttaaaagtctcctctccctttgaggagaaggttaagagcatattccaccacactgcttcaACGTGGATTGGTGGATCATCAAAGTGTTattgtaatttgaaaatttcgattttaagttaaagtggatataagtaattaagtggaatagtgttgcattataaataacgaTATCTTATAATCGGAGGAAGGGTTTTGTCCAAGCCCACCTGGGTACCACCGACTCAATATCACctacacaatatttaatactgttatgttccagtttgaagggtaaatgagccagtataactgcaggcacaagggacattatattttagttctcaaggttggtggcgcttaggcaatgtaaggaatggttaaaaaattATAGCAGCTATGTATATTGGCAgggatgaccacttaccatcaggtagcccgcaaatccatattattataagaactGTTTATAGCGCATACTATAGCTGAGCTAGTAAATTGCTAGTAAatgttaatctaaggtttgtttatctcttatccttctttgattggaatgAGCTATGAGTATTATACCAAGAAAACCATACCAAGGcaaatttattggttttatttcttCCTCATCCTCCTTCCCTTCCATGTTCAGTTTCATGTTAAGTATCTCTGAGAAATATTCACTCTTCACTATATTTAGAAGTGCATCTGCCTCAGACTTTGAACCTGTTATCCTAAATGCTGTCGGTAGGTTTGATTTAATAGATTTCATGAATTCCTCCCATTGATCTTCTGGGCAGACTTTTTGTTTCTGTTGATTGATACATGAATGGTTAAAACTGtgacataaaatacaatttacaaaataaaaaaaaaacaatttcgtaCAAATATTGAGTCATGGTGAAATATATTGCAGCCTAGCTCTGTTACTttcatgaaatcaaaatataacctATTATAACCTCTTACAAATAGTGATAATTTAACTCagaaaatatatgaaagtaCCTTGTAATATTCTTCAAATGTTGCATTTTCACGCACTATGTCTTCATATGGTCTCCTCGTATCGCCTTCTGGCTTTTCGTTAGGATTACTTGCCtataaacaatgtaaaaaaagtCTGTAATACTTTTCTTTGGATAAccatgttttttctttttaaatgtacaCTGACCTGTTCTTTACGTTCTCTCTTTCGTTGAGCGAATTTATTAACATTGCGATTTTTACGGCCCATTCTCTTTAAATATTCACCCAGCGAAACTaatcttttttgtataaaataatttaaacacattCAATGAACTCCACAGTCCACGACGTTTTGACATTGACAGTTAACAAATAAAAGGTGACACTtgacatgaaaaaaataatgtaggcAATTTGAATATgttgctatataatataaatatatagctatttttaattatcactgTAATGTCACAGTTATTATGCGACGGACATGTACGTTGATAATTCTTAATGTTTGGTATTTAATTTACGTGAATTACTGtaggttgtaaatatttttacttatttaggtttaaaagaaaaaaaaaaattattttatgcaatGTTGCATGCATTAATTTGACGTTAACAACAGCCAACACTGTCGTACATATAGCAATAACAAATTTGAAACTTTATCACATGaaaataaagacttttttagtataattaaaaatattgacgttgttatcaaaatattttcttatcaattattttttttgacatttctaCAAATCTATTACAGTCGTAAATATTGTAAGGTACTCACAGGTACCAGAAGAAATTAGGATACATTTTTAAGATACGGtaggttaataatatattcataaattaaatatcgatattcaataagtttatattacttGAAAACCTTTTGttagtgattttaattaaagaaaatgaataataattgaatttatacaaACTTGAAGGTACGTCCATCACTTAAAAAATAAGATCAATATAAGCGAAGTGTGTAAAATAGttcaatatgtaattatatactttttattgtttagtcaactttataaaaataattaatacagtggttaaaataaaaatgtttatctagttattataaacttaatggTAAATCGtgtgacatatatattttatttttttaatatctaagtttttactatattatcTTCTGATCTCATTGAGTAGACATCTTCTTGTTTTATCACAAAACAAACAGTGTTTTGATAAGATGAATGATTCTGTTGTAATTTGTTTCTTAATTACAATTTGATCATTCAGGTTATAAAACTCAGAATCATGatgataacattattaaataaatgagaaaaaatattttagtttctttattaaaatatatatgctagGTAATGTAACCAGAACACaaaataaagcaattaataaattattaataatcaatgtataatagactattaatatttttttcaaattgtataaaaggaaatttacaatattaaaaaaaaaaaataggtatatgAATAGGGAtgtaaatacac includes the following:
- the LOC113396874 gene encoding tRNA (cytosine(34)-C(5))-methyltransferase, with translation MCLNYFIQKRLVSLGEYLKRMGRKNRNVNKFAQRKRERKEQASNPNEKPEGDTRRPYEDIVRENATFEEYYKKQKVCPEDQWEEFMKSIKSNLPTAFRITGSKSEADALLNIVKSEYFSEILNMKLNMEGKEDEEEIKPINLPWYPGGLAWQLRLSRMDIRRSEPLYRLHNFLVAETAAGGVSRQEAVSMIPPVVLQVEPHHKVLDMCAAPGSKTAQLIEFLHAEEDKTPTGFVMANDVDNSRCYMLVHQAKRLNSSCIVITNHDSAVMPSLVITDEQNPESTKPLKFDRILCDVPCSGDGTLRKNPDIWLKWSTGNGNNLHGVQYRILRRGCELLAVGGRLVYSTCSFNPIENEAVVHRLLQEFGDSVHLVDVANMLPGLKYQKGMTHWRPASKDMVFYDKFEDVPENWRTVVRPQMFPPKPEDAEKYHLDKCIRILPHHQDTGGFFVAVFEKTAPLPWEKESKPKPQNETENEKKEPPKKRRRMGGYREDPFVFFSGDTEDVFPSIKEFYDLDDSFDSTCLLTRCHVGKKKNIYLVSPIVKDVVQKNESNIKIINTGVKTFVRCDNKNMTCPFRLSQEGLHSISPYLGTKRRVNILKEDLVLVLQNDNPSNPPDLSLFSEHTQNLVKDFASGSCVLQHPGSPRLVLVGWRGVRSLRAYTASSDTVHLLRLLGADYSKYDINKFKKETEEDNEKSIAEMASQSTNENDLNDVDNSEDQNIENENNT